From Peptostreptococcaceae bacterium, the proteins below share one genomic window:
- the ilvN gene encoding acetolactate synthase small subunit produces MKKRILSVLVENRAGVLSRIAGLFSRRGYNIDSLSVGTVDDPAFSRMTIGVTANDWQTEQIMKQLNKQIPVIKVAELLPEDSLIREILIIKVSATVEHRREIKDLADIYKASVLDVTQNTMILEVTGSEKKIESFIEHIRTYGLLEMARSSSVGMQRGTASF; encoded by the coding sequence ATGAAAAAACGAATATTGTCGGTACTGGTTGAAAACCGCGCCGGAGTTCTGTCCCGCATTGCCGGCCTTTTCAGCCGGAGGGGCTACAACATCGACTCGCTTTCCGTTGGAACCGTAGATGATCCTGCATTTTCTAGAATGACCATCGGAGTGACCGCTAACGACTGGCAGACCGAACAAATTATGAAACAGCTCAACAAGCAGATACCCGTGATAAAGGTTGCAGAACTTCTACCCGAAGACTCATTGATCCGCGAGATACTGATTATAAAGGTTTCCGCCACGGTTGAACACAGGCGCGAAATCAAAGACCTGGCCGATATTTACAAGGCCTCCGTTCTCGATGTGACACAAAATACAATGATTCTTGAAGTGACAGGCTCGGAAAAGAAAATCGAATCCTTCATAGAGCACATTCGCACCTACGGGCTCCTTGAAATGGCCCGCTCAAGCTCAGTGGGAATGCAGCGCGGCACGGCATCATTTTAA
- a CDS encoding DUF1232 domain-containing protein, with protein MKLRLLEKEKAMAFFAGLKEGAEETLKDKEKTKKIVADALDKARETKGPFAELLDDIMLMFSMAADYVKGNYRNVPIGTIVVIIAGAIYLLTPIDVIPDFIPVVGYLDDAFVLGIVIKQARSDLEKYRIWKAEQKKIQL; from the coding sequence ATGAAACTGAGATTGCTGGAAAAAGAAAAGGCAATGGCATTTTTCGCCGGCCTTAAGGAAGGGGCTGAAGAAACCCTTAAGGACAAGGAAAAAACGAAAAAGATTGTCGCGGATGCCTTGGATAAGGCAAGAGAAACCAAGGGCCCCTTCGCGGAGCTTCTCGATGACATAATGCTGATGTTTTCTATGGCGGCCGACTACGTAAAGGGAAACTACCGCAATGTTCCAATCGGAACCATCGTAGTCATAATCGCCGGAGCCATATATTTGCTTACTCCTATTGATGTCATTCCGGATTTCATTCCTGTGGTAGGATACCTGGACGATGCATTCGTTTTGGGCATCGTAATAAAGCAAGCAAGGTCGGACTTGGAAAAGTACAGGATATGGAAGGCCGAGCAAAAGAAAATCCAATTATAG